The region GGAAATTTTACGCAACGAACAGGCCAGTGCCAGTCAACAATTGAGCCAAGCTAAAACAGCAGCCAAAACTGCGTCCCAAATACTCAATTCGGCGATCGCCCAGGTAGAGATTGAACAACAGAGGGTGGGGGCGGCCACGGCCCAGATGAATGCCCAACGGGCTTCCATTGACCAGGCGCAAACGAGGCAGGAATACGCCACCGTCAGGGCCCCATTTCCTGGTAGGGTATTGCGGCGATCGAGTGAATCGGGCAATTTAGTGCAACCGGGGACGGAAATTTTGCAACTGGGGGATTTTCGTCAGCTAGAAATTAACGTGCAGGTATCGGAATTGCAATTAGCCCAAATTGCGTTGCAACAACAAGTTAGTGTCAAGCTAGATGCCTTTCCTGGCGAGAGCTTTACCGGGGTGGTAACCCGTATTTCCCCCCAGGCCGATGTTAGTTCCCGCTTAGTGCCGGTGGAAGTAACCATGGATAATCCCGGCGAAAAAATTGGGGCCGGATTGTTAGCTCGGATCAGCTTTGGTGCTAGTAATGCCACCAATGTAGTGGTGCCGGAATCCGCCATTGTCGATGAAGATGCCATCTTTGTGGTGACCAAGGAGGGAGAAAAAGACGTACTGGAACGGCGATCGGTCACCCTCGGAGAAATTGCCAACGGCAAAGTGGAAGTTGTGGCAGGACTAGCTCCCCAGGAACGGTTTGTTGTCCGTAGTAGCAGACCTTTACAACCAGACAGTCCCATTCGTCTCAGCGTGCTATCAGAGAAATAGCCAGTTGCGAGGGGTTGGTCAATGGTTGTTTTATTTCGCCCCATTTATATTCCTTTCCTAAGCTTAACTGCCTAATCTTTCCCTAGCGCCAGCGACTGTTTCTACCCCCACTCCCCATCTTTTCCAAGCCCATGTCCTCCCCCAATTCTGCTTTTAGCCTGAGTGGCCTGGCCATCCGTCGGCACATTGCTACCCTCATGCTCACCCTGGCCATTATTGTGTTGGGGGTGTTTGCAGTTTTTTCCCTACCAGTAGATCTGTTACCTTCCATCACCTATCCCCGCATTGGGGTGCGACTAGATGCCCCAGGGGTTTCTCCGGAAGTGGCGGTGGATGAAATTACCCGACCTCTGGAAGCGGCCCTATCGGCCACGGAGGGAGTGGTTCAGGTTTATTCCCAGACCAGGGAGGGGCAGATCAGTCTCGATCTATTTTTCGAGCCCGGGGGAAATATTGACCAGGCATTGAATGATGCCACGGCGACTTTTAACCGAGCCCGCAATCAACTACCGGATAATTTAGAAACGCCCCGATTATTTAAGTTTGACCCTTCCCAATTGCCGGTGTACGAGTTTGCGGTGACTTCCCCAGAATTGTCGGGGCCGTCGTTGCGGGTATTTGCAGAGGAAGAGTTAGCCCGGGAACTGGGGGTAGTGTCGGGGGTGGCATCGGTGAATGTGTCGGGGGCGGCCCAAGAGGAGGTGCGGGTAAATATCGATTTACAACGGCTACAGCGGTCGGGGATGAGCTTAACCCAGGTTTTGGATGCTTTGCAAAGTCGCAATGTGGATATTTCTGGGGGCAGAATTGTCGGCACGGAGTCGGAACCCCTCACCCGTACGGTGGGAAGGTTTGCTTCAGCCCAGGAAATTGAGGATTTGGTAGTGGGGACGGTGCCGGGGCCGGACGGACAACCCGCCCAAAAAGTCTATTTACGGGATGTGGCTAATATTATTGATGGCACAGAAGAGGAACGAATTTTTGTCACCCTCAACGGTAGCCCCGCAGTGAAAGTGAGTGTGCAGAAACAACCAGAGGCTAACACCATTGAAGTGGTGGATGGAGTCAAAAAACGCTTGGATGAGTTACGCAGGGAGGGGATTATTCCCCAGGAGGCAGAACTTACCACTACCTTGGATGATTCGGTCTTTATTCGTAACTCGGTTAACAATGTCGTAGTGTCCGGGCTCATTGGCACTACCCTGGCGGCGA is a window of Synechocystis sp. PCC 7338 DNA encoding:
- a CDS encoding efflux RND transporter periplasmic adaptor subunit translates to MNKYFSHQCLRRQLSLLSLLSFSLMGCGNLWEQNVKAQTDNNESNQLIAVDVALAKPGDLGGELEYTGTTAPVREVSIKSQIEGRLQKLLVDVGDRVKGEEVLAEIEDDLLLGAVDQAKAEKMAQRSEVLTAQSQVGDAKIRVEQARLQLQQAQADITRLETSLNARIEQARLEVDQTQADAARFRLLAEEGAGGVQQAEQAETRARQAKEILRNEQASASQQLSQAKTAAKTASQILNSAIAQVEIEQQRVGAATAQMNAQRASIDQAQTRQEYATVRAPFPGRVLRRSSESGNLVQPGTEILQLGDFRQLEINVQVSELQLAQIALQQQVSVKLDAFPGESFTGVVTRISPQADVSSRLVPVEVTMDNPGEKIGAGLLARISFGASNATNVVVPESAIVDEDAIFVVTKEGEKDVLERRSVTLGEIANGKVEVVAGLAPQERFVVRSSRPLQPDSPIRLSVLSEK